One window of Acipenser ruthenus chromosome 52, fAciRut3.2 maternal haplotype, whole genome shotgun sequence genomic DNA carries:
- the LOC117433020 gene encoding GTPase IMAP family member 9-like: MAECGLCGNSLRLVLLGNTGVGKSAAGNAILGKTQFKSSLSPTSITTVCERGEEEVAGRRVVVVDTPGLFDTKLPSKEVLSEMVKCIQMSSPGPHAFLLVIKVGRYTEEEQKTMQIIQEMFGEDALKYMMVLFTHRDSLDDEQIEDVVNNDPTGFKKLVELCGNRFHAINGKDLKDREQIYKLMEKVENMVKKNNIPFYASEFYEQRKETEAKHQKEIEDLKKKNEEAMDDLKKKKNKEIDDLKKEYKKAIEKLQQEKGCCIS; the protein is encoded by the exons ATGGCGGAGTGCGGCT tgtgtggAAACTCTTTGCGGTTGGTGCTACTTGGGAATACTGGAGTAGGAAAGAGTGCAGCAGGAAACGCCATCCTGGGCAAAACACAGTTTAAATCTTCACTCAGTCCCACCTCAATAACAACGGTGTGTGAGAGGGGAGAAGAAGAAGTTGCAGGgagacgtgttgttgtggtcgaCACTCCAGGCTTGTTTGACACAAAGCTCCCCAGTAAGGAAGTTCTAAGTGAGATGGTGAAATGCATTCAGATGTCCTCTCCGGGACCCCatgctttcctcctggtgataaAGGTGGGTCGATACACTGAGGAAGAGCAGAAAACTATGCAGATAATCCAGGAGATGTTTGGTGAGGATGCTTTGAAATACATGATGGTGCTTTTCACTCATAGGGATAGTCTGGATGATGAACAAATTGAGGATGTTGTTAACAACGATCCCACAGGCTTCAAGAAGCTGGTAGAGTTGTGTGGGAACAGGTTTCATGCAATCAATGGAAAAGACCTAAAGGATCGGGAGCAGATCTACAAACTTATGGAGAAAGTAGAGAAcatggtgaaaaaaaacaacatccccTTCTACGCCAGCGAGTTCTACGAGCAGAGAAAGGAAACTGAAGCGAAACACCAGAAGGAAATTGAAGATCTTAAGAAGAAGAATGAAGAGGCAATGGATGatcttaagaagaagaagaataaagaAATTGATGATCTTAAGAAGGAGTATAAAAAGGCAATTGAAAAGTTGCAACAGGAGAAAGGATGTTGTATATCGTAG